AATAGATTTTTGCTACGTGAGCAGTACGAACCCAAGGACTTATTTGAAGAAATTAAGGCAAATATCAATTTAATTGGAGGTACTTTAAGCGGAGATGATACAGTAATTGATCAGCCTCATAGTGATCCAAAAATAACAGAATTAATTGGTTACTATTATTCAGGAAGGCATCATCGCGCCGTCAAAGGAATTCAGTTAATTACCTTATATTACACGGATTTATCAGGTAAGTCTGTACCGATAAATTATCGCATTTATAACAAACAGGAGAACAAGACTAAAAATGATTATTTACGAGAGATGATTGCGGAGGTTATGACTTGGGGATTAAGTCCAAAAACAGTAACTACTGACAGTTGGTATTCGAGCCAGAAAAACCTAAAGTTCTTTAGAGACAAGGGATTGGGGTTTTTAACTGGCATAGCAAAAAATCGTTCATGTTCAGTTGATGGTAAGAATTTCGCTCAAGTTCAAAATCTAGAAATCCCCGAATCGGGTTTAATAGTATATCTGAAAAATTTTGGTCAGGTGAAGGTATTTCGGAGAAGTTTCAAAAACGTTCGCGTAGCGTCTCGAAGAGAAGCTTACAGATATTACATTATGTACCTTTCTGAAAAGGACGCACTCTTTTCAATCTCTATAAAAGAATTTAAGGAATTACATTCGATACATTGGGGAATTGAGTGTTACCACAGAGCTATTAAACAAGTATGTGGTATAGGTCATTTTATGGTGAGAACAACTGAGGCAATTAAAACTCATTTTTTTAGTGCTATCAGAGCTTTTACACAATTAGAATTAATGCGGGCAGAAGAGTTAATTGAAAATTGGTATGAAATCCAAAGAAATTTATCTCTTCAAGTGGCTCGTGACTTTATCTTGTCACACCTAACGCAAGAATTAACCTTGTCTGCATAGTATCAGTTCTGTGTCAATGCGTAGGTTCTAGTAAAAATCGCGATCACCTCCATTTATCGCGCCGAGTGGGGTCGGATTGTTGCCACGCTCATGGGGCTGGTTGGGGATTTCGATGTGGCTGAAGAGGCGGCACAAGAAGCTTTTAGTGCTGCGGTGAATCAGTGGCAGTCTACAGGTATTCCCGATCTCCCCTGTGCGTGGATTATTAAAGCAGCGCGATACAAAGCCATTGATCGCCTGCGACGCCGGACGCGGCTAACAGAAAAATTAGAATGGTACACTGCATCTGGGTTAATCCCAATGAGCCAGGAGCCAACCTACGACAGCGATGAAATTCCAGATGATCGGCTGCGGTTGATCTTCACTTGCTGTCATCCCGCATTGTCCATTGAGGCGCAGGTCTTGCGGGGCTACAAAAAGGGCTAGGATGCAGATAAAATAAGCCTCATAGCTCTTTCTCCTTGTTTATAATACTTACGCTTATTAGGAGTTAGTGTCATTAACTCAGCCACCAATTCATAAGAATTTTCCATGAAATCGACCCAGTTAGACCCATATAATCCAATATAAAAACTGCTATGACGGCGAATTGTTCTTCCAGATTCTTTAATTCTGCCTACATATTTTTGAACACCCATGCGTTTAATTTTTTGACCAGATATAGTTGCAGCCGTATATGCAAGTGAGATTAATAATATTAGGGAAATTAGCCTTTGACCTGATACATTAGTATCTTCTAAATTATACCCACCGCTCTTAAAATCTCTAAACATCTCTTCAATATCAAAACGTTGTTTATAAGCCTTAATAGCCGAATCTAAGCTATCTAAATTAGTTAGGATAAACCAGCCTTCCTCCGGCGCAACTCCAAAACGTTTACGTTTCCATTTACCAGCAAGATTAAAGCTAATAAATCCTGTAGACTTTGTATATTTAATACCTTGATAAAAGAAAGAAAGTCCAGGTGCTAAACCTGAATTTTTTAATTGCAGCCAAATTTCTGGTTCTATTTCTATAAAAGCATCTTTTTTTATGCGTAAACAGAAGTAGACTTTCTGCTCTGCGAGCCAGTTAGCCAACTTTATCGAACAAAATTCCCGGTCTCCTAACACTACAGTTTTATAATCCTTGAGAATCGGTAATGCTTTCTTAAATACTGCTTCTTGTTCATCAAAATTGCTTGAACCCAACTTATTTAATAGCTCAAAATATATTGGAATAGACCTCTTGTCCCAAACTACGCTAATCATTAATAAATTAATGCATCCCCAATTAGTCCGATCTATAACTACATAAACAACTTCAGTTAAAGGAAAATTTATTTCTAGCCAACTTCTAACTATGGGAAACCAAATCTCTTCAATATTGATGTAGTTTAAAGATAAAAACCGCTGAATTCTTTTCCTTCTACTTTCAAATAGTATTGGTATTGGTAAAGCAGTCGCTAGCGCCTCAAGGCTAACAGTTTTAATAGATTGTAATAAATAAATGAGGAGTTTTAGTAATAAGTATTCAGTACGTCCAAGCTCTCGCTTGAGGTGTGTCTCGTAAAATTCAGGTAATATTATCATTAAATAGAGCTTATTGCGAATGAATGCTCTTTTTGTTTTACCATAAATTGCTACACTACTTGCCATGAATCTATTTCAGGGTATTTTGTATCCCCTCAAGGGCGCAGGTTGCTTTGCTTGAGGGGGGACAAAAAGGGCTAGGATGCAGATAAAATAAGCCTCATAGCCCTTTCTCCTTGTTGATAATACTTACGCTTATTAGGAGCTAGTCTCATTAACTCAGCCACCAATTCATAAGAATTTTCCATGAAATTGACCCAGTTAGACCCATATAATCCAATATAAAAACTACTATGACGACGAACTGTCCGCCCAGATTCTTTAATTCGTCCAACATATTTTTGAATACCCATACGTTTAATTTTTTGACCAGATATAGTTGCAGCCGTGTATGCAAGTGAAATTAATAATATTAGGGAAATTAGCCTTTGTCCTGATACATTAGTATCTTCTAAGTTATAACCACCACTCTTAAAATCTCTAAACATTTCTTCAATGTCAAAACGTTGTTTATAAGCCTTAATAGCCGAATCTAAATCATCTAAATTAGTCAGGATAAACCAACCTTCCTCCGGCGCAACTCCAAAACGTTTACGTTTCCATTTACCAGCAAGATTAAAGCTAACAAGCCCTTGAGACTTAGTATATTTAATACCTTGGTAAAAAAAGGAAAGACCAGGTGCTAAACCCAAATCTCTTAGTTGCAGCCAAATTTCTGGTTCTATTTCTATAAATGCGTCCTTTTTTAAGCGTAAACAGAAATATACTTTCTGCTCTGTGAGCCAGAAAGCGGCGCTTTATTGAACAAAATTCGCGGTCTCCTAACACAACAGTTTTATAATTATTAAAAAGCGGCAATGCTTTTTTGAATACTGCTTCTTGTTCATCAAAATTGCTTGAACCCAATTTGTCTAATAGCTTAAAATATATTGGGATAGACCTTTTATCCCAAACCACACTAATCATTAACAGATTAATACACCCCCAGTTAGTCCGGTCAATTACTAAATAAATAACTTCATTTAAGGGGAAATTTATTTCTAGCCAACTTCTAGCTATGGGAAACCAAATCTCTTCAATATTGATGTAATTTAAAGATAAAAACCGCTGAATCCTTCTCCTTCTACTTTCAAATAGTATTGGTATTGGTAAAGCAGTCGCTAGCGCCTCAAGGCTAACAGTTTTAATAGATTGTAATAAATAAATGAGGAGTTTTAGTAATAAGTATTCAGTACGTCCAAGTTCTCGCTTGAGGTGTGTCTCGTAGAATTCCGGTAATATTATCATTAAATAGAGCTTATTGCGAATGAATGCTCTTTTTGTTTTACCATAAATTGCTACACTCATTACCCTGTATCTATTTCAGGGTATTTCGTCCCCCCTCAAGGTTGCTTTGACACTGCGGATGCTGGGCGGACTTGAGACGGATGAAATTGCGCGGGCGTTTCTCGTACCCACGGCAACGATGGCGCAACGGCTGGTGCGTGCCAAGCGCAAGATTCGTGATGCAGGTATTCCCTATAAAGTGCCAGACATGGCCGAGCTGTCTGTACGGGTAGAGGCAGTGTTGACAGTAATCTATCTCATTTTCAACGAAGGCTACGCAGCGACAAGAGGCGAGATAATGGTGAGAGCTGACCTCTGTACAGAAGCTATTCGCCTAGGTCGCCTCGTAAGGATGTTGATGGCACCACAGCCACCAGCAGAAGTGACTGCACTCCTTGCGCTGATGTTACTGCACGACTCGCGCCGCGATGCCCGTCTTGATGAAGCTGGCGATCTTGTCTTGCTCGAAGATCAAGATCGTAGTCGCTGGAACCAACAGCAAATTTCTGAGGCACTGCCAATGGTCGAGGAGGCACTGCGGGGCGGAACTGGCCCATTTGCAGTGCAAGCAGCGATCGCAGCACTACATTGTCAGGCAACACGGGCGCAAGAAACAGACTGGTTGCAGATTGTCCGCCTCTATGATTTGCTCGAACGCTTACAGCCCTCACCAATCATATCGCTCAACCGTGCGGTGGCAATCTCAATGGTAGACAGTCCTCAAACGGCGCTTGGACTCATTGATGGGCTTGCCTCCCAGCTTGATGGCTACCATTTATTTTACGCTGCGCGTGCCGAGCTACTACGCCGTATTGGAGCCTACCAAGAAGCTGCACAGAGCTACACGCTAGCCCTCGCGCTGGTCACTAATGACAGCGAACGTCGCTTTTTGGAGCATCGCCTGCGCGAAGTTCAGTCCCAATGTCCAGCATCGCCGGACACAGGTACAAATTATTGACTAGGTATATCTTGTGCAGGCATGGAGTAAACTACCCCACACAATTCTAAAAAGAATCGACCACATTTATCTCTCAGTATATGATTTTTTTGGGGAGACATTCTACGACTTGGTGATGCGGAAGCTCGGACAACACAAGGGTGATAAGGTTATTACTGAAGAACCACACACTTATTACTTCAGTCTGCGATTTCAATTGACAATTCCATTTGCAAGGTCAGCATAAAAACCTTGCCAGGAGACAGGATATCCTAAAATGACTACATAATAAAGGATGTAGCTATTTATGGTAAAACAATTAGGCACATGATTTTAGGGGAATGCGAATAGAGGTAAGACTAATTCGCGGTCAAGATAACATAATTGTGGAAGCAGATTTAGTAAAACTTGCACAAAAGCACGTCGATGATTATATTTCCAGATGGAAAGACAAATTAACATTGTACGAACAAGAAGATAAATTTTGGGACTGGGAGTTTAAACTTCAATTTGTGATTAACAGGCAACCAAATCGTGAAGGCTATGCAATTGAGTATGAAGGCGAAACTCAAGGTCTGATGCTGATTGAAACTCAAATGCATGGTTCAAGACTGGTTGAAGGTAAGCGGTTAGTATATATTGATGGTATTGCTTCTGCACCAAGTAATCGGCAAATTCTCCAACGTCCACCACGGCTTAAAGGTGTTGGTAGCGTACTCTTGGCATTTGCCAGAACCCGTAGCATTGAACTAGGTTATG
This portion of the Nostoc sp. UHCC 0302 genome encodes:
- a CDS encoding transposase, which gives rise to MKDLSHDSVNRFLLREQYEPKDLFEEIKANINLIGGTLSGDDTVIDQPHSDPKITELIGYYYSGRHHRAVKGIQLITLYYTDLSGKSVPINYRIYNKQENKTKNDYLREMIAEVMTWGLSPKTVTTDSWYSSQKNLKFFRDKGLGFLTGIAKNRSCSVDGKNFAQVQNLEIPESGLIVYLKNFGQVKVFRRSFKNVRVASRREAYRYYIMYLSEKDALFSISIKEFKELHSIHWGIECYHRAIKQVCGIGHFMVRTTEAIKTHFFSAIRAFTQLELMRAEELIENWYEIQRNLSLQVARDFILSHLTQELTLSA
- a CDS encoding IS4 family transposase; the encoded protein is MLPEFYETHLKRELGRTEYLLLKLLIYLLQSIKTVSLEALATALPIPILFESRRKRIQRFLSLNYINIEEIWFPIVRSWLEINFPLTEVVYVVIDRTNWGCINLLMISVVWDKRSIPIYFELLNKLGSSNFDEQEAVFKKALPILKDYKTVVLGDREFCSIKLANWLAEQKVYFCLRIKKDAFIEIEPEIWLQLKNSGLAPGLSFFYQGIKYTKSTGFISFNLAGKWKRKRFGVAPEEGWFILTNLDSLDSAIKAYKQRFDIEEMFRDFKSGGYNLEDTNVSGQRLISLILLISLAYTAATISGQKIKRMGVQKYVGRIKESGRTIRRHSSFYIGLYGSNWVDFMENSYELVAELMTLTPNKRKYYKQGERAMRLILSAS
- a CDS encoding GNAT family N-acetyltransferase codes for the protein MRIEVRLIRGQDNIIVEADLVKLAQKHVDDYISRWKDKLTLYEQEDKFWDWEFKLQFVINRQPNREGYAIEYEGETQGLMLIETQMHGSRLVEGKRLVYIDGIASAPSNRQILQRPPRLKGVGSVLLAFARTRSIELGYEGRVGLHSLPGVEKFYESQGMIDLGEDEDYDDLVYFEYGVRRSPT